A genomic window from Caldalkalibacillus uzonensis includes:
- a CDS encoding DUF2621 family protein: protein MEQESLPLAWQYLVVIIPTIVVIMILIGGFFMFRKFLSKWPKKDHHHKR, encoded by the coding sequence ATGGAACAAGAAAGCTTACCGCTGGCTTGGCAATATCTGGTGGTTATTATTCCTACCATCGTGGTGATCATGATTCTGATCGGCGGCTTCTTTATGTTCCGCAAATTCTTGTCCAAATGGCCCAAAAAAGACCACCATCACAAGCGGTAG